The following coding sequences are from one Macaca nemestrina isolate mMacNem1 chromosome 1, mMacNem.hap1, whole genome shotgun sequence window:
- the LOC105479247 gene encoding voltage-gated potassium channel KCNC4 isoform X1, with protein MISSVCVSSYRGRKSGNKPPSKTCLKEEMAKGEASEKIIINVGGTRHETYRSTLRTLPGTRLAWLADPDGGGRPETDGGGAGGSGGGGCEFFFDRHPGVFAYVLNYYRTGKLHCPADVCGPLFEEELTFWGIDETDVEPCCWMTYRQHRDAEEALDIFESPDGGGSGAGPSDEAGDDERELALQRLGPHEGGAGHGAGSGGCRGWQPRMWALFEDPYSSRAARVVAFASLFFILVSITTFCLETHEAFNIDRNVTEILRVGNITSVHFRREVETEPILTYIEGVCVLWFTLEFLVRIVCCPDTLDFVKNLLNIIDFVAILPFYLEVGLSGLSSKAARDVLGFLRVVRFVRILRIFKLTRHFVGLRVLGHTLRASTNEFLLLIIFLALGVLIFATMIYYAERIGARPSDPRGNDHTDFKNIPIGFWWAVVTMTTLGYGDMYPKTWSGMLVGALCALAGVLTIAMPVPVIVNNFGMYYSLAMAKQKLPKKRKKHVPRPAQLESPMYCKSEETSPRDSTYSDTSPPAREEGMIERKRADSKQNGDANAVLSDEEGAGLTQPLASSPTPEERRALRRSTTRDRNKKAAACFLLSAGDYACADGSVRKGCGKSRSLNNIAGAAGTSLGLSPLASRYSSPYPLRKFLLTPFHPLTGPPPGHSAP; from the exons ATGATCAGCTCGGTGTGTGTCTCCTCCTACCGCGGGCGCAAGTCGGGGAACAAGCCTCCGTCCAAAACATGTCTGAAGGAGGAGATGGCCAAGGGCGAGGCGTCGGAGAAGATCATCATCAACGTGGGCGGCACGCGACATGAGACCTACCGCAGCACCCTGCGCACCCTACCGGGAACCCGCCTCGCCTGGCTGGCCGACCCCGACGGCGGGGGCCGGCCCGAGACCGATGGCGGCGGTGcgggcggcagcggcggcggggGCTGCGAGTTCTTCTTCGACAGGCACCCGGGCGTCTTCGCCTACGTGCTCAACTACTACCGCACCGGCAAGCTGCACTGCCCCGCCGACGTGTGCGGGCCGCTCTTCGAAGAGGAGCTCACCTTCTGGGGCATCGACGAGACCGACGTGGAACCCTGCTGCTGGATGACCTACCGGCAGCACCGCGACGCCGAGGAGGCGCTCGACATCTTCGAGAGTCCGGACGGAGGCGGCAGCGGCGCGGGGCCCAGCGACGAGGCCGGCGACGATGAACGGGAGCTGGCCCTGCAGCGATTGGGCCCCCACGAGGGAGGCGCGGGCCACGGCGCCGGGTCTGGGGGCTGCCGCGGCTGGCAGCCCCGCATGTGGGCGCTCTTCGAGGATCCCTACTCCTCCCGGGCGGCTAGG GTAGTGGCCTTTGCCTCTCTCTTCTTCATCCTGGTCTCCATCACCACTTTCTGCCTGGAGACACATGAGGCCTTTAATATCGACCGCAATGTGACAGAGATCCTCCGCGTGGGGAACATCACCAGCGTGCACTTCCGGCGGGAGGTAGAGACAGAGCCCATCCTGACCTACATCGAGGGTGTATGCGTGCTGTGGTTCACGTTGGAGTTCCTGGTGCGCATTGTGTGCTGCCCCGACACGCTGGACTTCGTCAAGAATCTGCTCAACATCATTGACTTTGTGGCCATCCTGCCCTTCTACCTGGAGGTAGGGCTGAGCGGCCTGTCGTCCAAGGCAGCCAGAGACGTGCTGGGCTTCCTGCGCGTGGTGCGCTTCGTGCGCATCCTGCGTATCTTCAAGCTCACACGCCACTTCGTGGGGCTGCGCGTGCTGGGCCACACGCTGAGGGCCAGCACCAATGAGTTCCTGCTGCTTATCATCTTCCTGGCCCTGGGCGTGCTCATCTTTGCCACCATGATCTACTATGCTGAGCGCATCGGGGCCAGGCCCTCCGACCCTCGGGGTAATGACCACACCGACTTCAAGAACATCCCCATTGGCTTCTGGTGGGCTGTGGTCACCATGACGACACTGGGCTATGGAGACATGTACCCCAAGACGTGGTCAGGCATGCTGGTAGGGGCACTGTGTGCGCTGGCTGGCGTGCTTACCATCGCCATGCCGGTGCCTGTCATCGTCAACAACTTTGGCATGTACTACTCCCTGGCCATGGCCAAGCAGAAGCTGCCCAAGAAGCGGAAGAAGCACGTGCCACGGCCGGCCCAGCTGGAGTCGCCCATGTACTGCAAGTCTGAGGAGACCTCCCCCCGGGACAGCACCTACAGTGATACCAGCCCCCCTGCCCGGGAAGAGGGTATGATCGAGAGGAAACGGGCAG ACTCTAAGCAGAATGGTGATGCCAATGCAGTGCTGTCCGATGAGGAGGGAGCTGGCCTCACCCAACCCCTggcctcctcccccacccctgaGGAGCGCCGGGCCCTGCGACGCTCCACCACTCGAGACAGAAACAAGAAGGCAGCTGCCTGCTTCCTGCTCAGCGCTGGGGACTATGCCTGCGCCGATGGTAGTGTCCGGAAAG GCTGTGGAAAGTCCCGGAGTCTAAACAACATAGCTGGAGCGGCTGGAACCAGCCTGGGGCTGTCTCCACTGGCATCACGATACAGCTCGCCCTACCCTCTGAGAAAGTTCCTGCTCACCCCCTTCCACCCCCTCACCGGCCCACCCCCTGGTCACTCTGCCCCTTAG
- the LOC105479247 gene encoding voltage-gated potassium channel KCNC4 isoform X4, whose amino-acid sequence MISSVCVSSYRGRKSGNKPPSKTCLKEEMAKGEASEKIIINVGGTRHETYRSTLRTLPGTRLAWLADPDGGGRPETDGGGAGGSGGGGCEFFFDRHPGVFAYVLNYYRTGKLHCPADVCGPLFEEELTFWGIDETDVEPCCWMTYRQHRDAEEALDIFESPDGGGSGAGPSDEAGDDERELALQRLGPHEGGAGHGAGSGGCRGWQPRMWALFEDPYSSRAARVVAFASLFFILVSITTFCLETHEAFNIDRNVTEILRVGNITSVHFRREVETEPILTYIEGVCVLWFTLEFLVRIVCCPDTLDFVKNLLNIIDFVAILPFYLEVGLSGLSSKAARDVLGFLRVVRFVRILRIFKLTRHFVGLRVLGHTLRASTNEFLLLIIFLALGVLIFATMIYYAERIGARPSDPRGNDHTDFKNIPIGFWWAVVTMTTLGYGDMYPKTWSGMLVGALCALAGVLTIAMPVPVIVNNFGMYYSLAMAKQKLPKKRKKHVPRPAQLESPMYCKSEETSPRDSTYSDTSPPAREEGMIERKRADSKQNGDANAVLSDEEGAGLTQPLASSPTPEERRALRRSTTRDRNKKAAACFLLSAGDYACADGSVRKDF is encoded by the exons ATGATCAGCTCGGTGTGTGTCTCCTCCTACCGCGGGCGCAAGTCGGGGAACAAGCCTCCGTCCAAAACATGTCTGAAGGAGGAGATGGCCAAGGGCGAGGCGTCGGAGAAGATCATCATCAACGTGGGCGGCACGCGACATGAGACCTACCGCAGCACCCTGCGCACCCTACCGGGAACCCGCCTCGCCTGGCTGGCCGACCCCGACGGCGGGGGCCGGCCCGAGACCGATGGCGGCGGTGcgggcggcagcggcggcggggGCTGCGAGTTCTTCTTCGACAGGCACCCGGGCGTCTTCGCCTACGTGCTCAACTACTACCGCACCGGCAAGCTGCACTGCCCCGCCGACGTGTGCGGGCCGCTCTTCGAAGAGGAGCTCACCTTCTGGGGCATCGACGAGACCGACGTGGAACCCTGCTGCTGGATGACCTACCGGCAGCACCGCGACGCCGAGGAGGCGCTCGACATCTTCGAGAGTCCGGACGGAGGCGGCAGCGGCGCGGGGCCCAGCGACGAGGCCGGCGACGATGAACGGGAGCTGGCCCTGCAGCGATTGGGCCCCCACGAGGGAGGCGCGGGCCACGGCGCCGGGTCTGGGGGCTGCCGCGGCTGGCAGCCCCGCATGTGGGCGCTCTTCGAGGATCCCTACTCCTCCCGGGCGGCTAGG GTAGTGGCCTTTGCCTCTCTCTTCTTCATCCTGGTCTCCATCACCACTTTCTGCCTGGAGACACATGAGGCCTTTAATATCGACCGCAATGTGACAGAGATCCTCCGCGTGGGGAACATCACCAGCGTGCACTTCCGGCGGGAGGTAGAGACAGAGCCCATCCTGACCTACATCGAGGGTGTATGCGTGCTGTGGTTCACGTTGGAGTTCCTGGTGCGCATTGTGTGCTGCCCCGACACGCTGGACTTCGTCAAGAATCTGCTCAACATCATTGACTTTGTGGCCATCCTGCCCTTCTACCTGGAGGTAGGGCTGAGCGGCCTGTCGTCCAAGGCAGCCAGAGACGTGCTGGGCTTCCTGCGCGTGGTGCGCTTCGTGCGCATCCTGCGTATCTTCAAGCTCACACGCCACTTCGTGGGGCTGCGCGTGCTGGGCCACACGCTGAGGGCCAGCACCAATGAGTTCCTGCTGCTTATCATCTTCCTGGCCCTGGGCGTGCTCATCTTTGCCACCATGATCTACTATGCTGAGCGCATCGGGGCCAGGCCCTCCGACCCTCGGGGTAATGACCACACCGACTTCAAGAACATCCCCATTGGCTTCTGGTGGGCTGTGGTCACCATGACGACACTGGGCTATGGAGACATGTACCCCAAGACGTGGTCAGGCATGCTGGTAGGGGCACTGTGTGCGCTGGCTGGCGTGCTTACCATCGCCATGCCGGTGCCTGTCATCGTCAACAACTTTGGCATGTACTACTCCCTGGCCATGGCCAAGCAGAAGCTGCCCAAGAAGCGGAAGAAGCACGTGCCACGGCCGGCCCAGCTGGAGTCGCCCATGTACTGCAAGTCTGAGGAGACCTCCCCCCGGGACAGCACCTACAGTGATACCAGCCCCCCTGCCCGGGAAGAGGGTATGATCGAGAGGAAACGGGCAG ACTCTAAGCAGAATGGTGATGCCAATGCAGTGCTGTCCGATGAGGAGGGAGCTGGCCTCACCCAACCCCTggcctcctcccccacccctgaGGAGCGCCGGGCCCTGCGACGCTCCACCACTCGAGACAGAAACAAGAAGGCAGCTGCCTGCTTCCTGCTCAGCGCTGGGGACTATGCCTGCGCCGATGGTAGTGTCCGGAAAG ATTTCTGA
- the LOC105479247 gene encoding voltage-gated potassium channel KCNC4 isoform X6, whose amino-acid sequence MISSVCVSSYRGRKSGNKPPSKTCLKEEMAKGEASEKIIINVGGTRHETYRSTLRTLPGTRLAWLADPDGGGRPETDGGGAGGSGGGGCEFFFDRHPGVFAYVLNYYRTGKLHCPADVCGPLFEEELTFWGIDETDVEPCCWMTYRQHRDAEEALDIFESPDGGGSGAGPSDEAGDDERELALQRLGPHEGGAGHGAGSGGCRGWQPRMWALFEDPYSSRAARTLSRMVMPMQCCPMRRELASPNPWPPPPPLRSAGPCDAPPLETETRRQLPASCSALGTMPAPMVVSGKAHSSSVTFPFSIHLRLHALQLLGLCSCHIEEGGWARHGIILRSLLHQLLGTMEYPRVVTADGATWGRARVGQAAAGVMACEPQATSGTFLTVSMQGCRAMVPFSTALEL is encoded by the exons ATGATCAGCTCGGTGTGTGTCTCCTCCTACCGCGGGCGCAAGTCGGGGAACAAGCCTCCGTCCAAAACATGTCTGAAGGAGGAGATGGCCAAGGGCGAGGCGTCGGAGAAGATCATCATCAACGTGGGCGGCACGCGACATGAGACCTACCGCAGCACCCTGCGCACCCTACCGGGAACCCGCCTCGCCTGGCTGGCCGACCCCGACGGCGGGGGCCGGCCCGAGACCGATGGCGGCGGTGcgggcggcagcggcggcggggGCTGCGAGTTCTTCTTCGACAGGCACCCGGGCGTCTTCGCCTACGTGCTCAACTACTACCGCACCGGCAAGCTGCACTGCCCCGCCGACGTGTGCGGGCCGCTCTTCGAAGAGGAGCTCACCTTCTGGGGCATCGACGAGACCGACGTGGAACCCTGCTGCTGGATGACCTACCGGCAGCACCGCGACGCCGAGGAGGCGCTCGACATCTTCGAGAGTCCGGACGGAGGCGGCAGCGGCGCGGGGCCCAGCGACGAGGCCGGCGACGATGAACGGGAGCTGGCCCTGCAGCGATTGGGCCCCCACGAGGGAGGCGCGGGCCACGGCGCCGGGTCTGGGGGCTGCCGCGGCTGGCAGCCCCGCATGTGGGCGCTCTTCGAGGATCCCTACTCCTCCCGGGCGGCTAGG ACTCTAAGCAGAATGGTGATGCCAATGCAGTGCTGTCCGATGAGGAGGGAGCTGGCCTCACCCAACCCCTggcctcctcccccacccctgaGGAGCGCCGGGCCCTGCGACGCTCCACCACTCGAGACAGAAACAAGAAGGCAGCTGCCTGCTTCCTGCTCAGCGCTGGGGACTATGCCTGCGCCGATGGTAGTGTCCGGAAAG GCACATTCGTCCTCCGTGACCTTCCCCTTCAGCATTCACCTGAGGCTGCATGCCCTCCAACTGCTGGGACTCTGTTCCTGCCACATTGAGGAAGGGGGCTGGGCACGACATGGCATCATACTCAGGAGCCTTCTTCACCAGCTCCTTGGGACAATGGAATATCCCAGGGTGGTGACAGCAGATGGAGCTACTTGGGGGAGAGCTCGAGTTGGTCAGGCAGCAGCTGGGGTGATGGCCTGTGAGCCACAGGCCACATCAGGAACTTTCCTCACTGTCTCCATGCAAGGCTGCAGAGCTATGGTCCCTTTCTCCACTGCACTGGAGCTTTGA
- the LOC105479247 gene encoding voltage-gated potassium channel KCNC4 isoform X2, producing MISSVCVSSYRGRKSGNKPPSKTCLKEEMAKGEASEKIIINVGGTRHETYRSTLRTLPGTRLAWLADPDGGGRPETDGGGAGGSGGGGCEFFFDRHPGVFAYVLNYYRTGKLHCPADVCGPLFEEELTFWGIDETDVEPCCWMTYRQHRDAEEALDIFESPDGGGSGAGPSDEAGDDERELALQRLGPHEGGAGHGAGSGGCRGWQPRMWALFEDPYSSRAARVVAFASLFFILVSITTFCLETHEAFNIDRNVTEILRVGNITSVHFRREVETEPILTYIEGVCVLWFTLEFLVRIVCCPDTLDFVKNLLNIIDFVAILPFYLEVGLSGLSSKAARDVLGFLRVVRFVRILRIFKLTRHFVGLRVLGHTLRASTNEFLLLIIFLALGVLIFATMIYYAERIGARPSDPRGNDHTDFKNIPIGFWWAVVTMTTLGYGDMYPKTWSGMLVGALCALAGVLTIAMPVPVIVNNFGMYYSLAMAKQKLPKKRKKHVPRPAQLESPMYCKSEETSPRDSTYSDTSPPAREEGMIERKRADSKQNGDANAVLSDEEGAGLTQPLASSPTPEERRALRRSTTRDRNKKAAACFLLSAGDYACADGSVRKGTFVLRDLPLQHSPEAACPPTAGTLFLPH from the exons ATGATCAGCTCGGTGTGTGTCTCCTCCTACCGCGGGCGCAAGTCGGGGAACAAGCCTCCGTCCAAAACATGTCTGAAGGAGGAGATGGCCAAGGGCGAGGCGTCGGAGAAGATCATCATCAACGTGGGCGGCACGCGACATGAGACCTACCGCAGCACCCTGCGCACCCTACCGGGAACCCGCCTCGCCTGGCTGGCCGACCCCGACGGCGGGGGCCGGCCCGAGACCGATGGCGGCGGTGcgggcggcagcggcggcggggGCTGCGAGTTCTTCTTCGACAGGCACCCGGGCGTCTTCGCCTACGTGCTCAACTACTACCGCACCGGCAAGCTGCACTGCCCCGCCGACGTGTGCGGGCCGCTCTTCGAAGAGGAGCTCACCTTCTGGGGCATCGACGAGACCGACGTGGAACCCTGCTGCTGGATGACCTACCGGCAGCACCGCGACGCCGAGGAGGCGCTCGACATCTTCGAGAGTCCGGACGGAGGCGGCAGCGGCGCGGGGCCCAGCGACGAGGCCGGCGACGATGAACGGGAGCTGGCCCTGCAGCGATTGGGCCCCCACGAGGGAGGCGCGGGCCACGGCGCCGGGTCTGGGGGCTGCCGCGGCTGGCAGCCCCGCATGTGGGCGCTCTTCGAGGATCCCTACTCCTCCCGGGCGGCTAGG GTAGTGGCCTTTGCCTCTCTCTTCTTCATCCTGGTCTCCATCACCACTTTCTGCCTGGAGACACATGAGGCCTTTAATATCGACCGCAATGTGACAGAGATCCTCCGCGTGGGGAACATCACCAGCGTGCACTTCCGGCGGGAGGTAGAGACAGAGCCCATCCTGACCTACATCGAGGGTGTATGCGTGCTGTGGTTCACGTTGGAGTTCCTGGTGCGCATTGTGTGCTGCCCCGACACGCTGGACTTCGTCAAGAATCTGCTCAACATCATTGACTTTGTGGCCATCCTGCCCTTCTACCTGGAGGTAGGGCTGAGCGGCCTGTCGTCCAAGGCAGCCAGAGACGTGCTGGGCTTCCTGCGCGTGGTGCGCTTCGTGCGCATCCTGCGTATCTTCAAGCTCACACGCCACTTCGTGGGGCTGCGCGTGCTGGGCCACACGCTGAGGGCCAGCACCAATGAGTTCCTGCTGCTTATCATCTTCCTGGCCCTGGGCGTGCTCATCTTTGCCACCATGATCTACTATGCTGAGCGCATCGGGGCCAGGCCCTCCGACCCTCGGGGTAATGACCACACCGACTTCAAGAACATCCCCATTGGCTTCTGGTGGGCTGTGGTCACCATGACGACACTGGGCTATGGAGACATGTACCCCAAGACGTGGTCAGGCATGCTGGTAGGGGCACTGTGTGCGCTGGCTGGCGTGCTTACCATCGCCATGCCGGTGCCTGTCATCGTCAACAACTTTGGCATGTACTACTCCCTGGCCATGGCCAAGCAGAAGCTGCCCAAGAAGCGGAAGAAGCACGTGCCACGGCCGGCCCAGCTGGAGTCGCCCATGTACTGCAAGTCTGAGGAGACCTCCCCCCGGGACAGCACCTACAGTGATACCAGCCCCCCTGCCCGGGAAGAGGGTATGATCGAGAGGAAACGGGCAG ACTCTAAGCAGAATGGTGATGCCAATGCAGTGCTGTCCGATGAGGAGGGAGCTGGCCTCACCCAACCCCTggcctcctcccccacccctgaGGAGCGCCGGGCCCTGCGACGCTCCACCACTCGAGACAGAAACAAGAAGGCAGCTGCCTGCTTCCTGCTCAGCGCTGGGGACTATGCCTGCGCCGATGGTAGTGTCCGGAAAG GCACATTCGTCCTCCGTGACCTTCCCCTTCAGCATTCACCTGAGGCTGCATGCCCTCCAACTGCTGGGACTCTGTTCCTGCCACATTGA
- the LOC105479247 gene encoding voltage-gated potassium channel KCNC4 isoform X5 encodes MNGSWPCSDWAPTREARATAPGLGAAAAGSPACGRSSRIPTPPGRLGRGAAPSGASSPAVFYLGSFDFQQNPCPLWWKELAASAVKIRTSHSSLGLSFFICKTAEMELNWVVAFASLFFILVSITTFCLETHEAFNIDRNVTEILRVGNITSVHFRREVETEPILTYIEGVCVLWFTLEFLVRIVCCPDTLDFVKNLLNIIDFVAILPFYLEVGLSGLSSKAARDVLGFLRVVRFVRILRIFKLTRHFVGLRVLGHTLRASTNEFLLLIIFLALGVLIFATMIYYAERIGARPSDPRGNDHTDFKNIPIGFWWAVVTMTTLGYGDMYPKTWSGMLVGALCALAGVLTIAMPVPVIVNNFGMYYSLAMAKQKLPKKRKKHVPRPAQLESPMYCKSEETSPRDSTYSDTSPPAREEGMIERKRADSKQNGDANAVLSDEEGAGLTQPLASSPTPEERRALRRSTTRDRNKKAAACFLLSAGDYACADGSVRKGCGKSRSLNNIAGAAGTSLGLSPLASRYSSPYPLRKFLLTPFHPLTGPPPGHSAP; translated from the exons ATGAACGGGAGCTGGCCCTGCAGCGATTGGGCCCCCACGAGGGAGGCGCGGGCCACGGCGCCGGGTCTGGGGGCTGCCGCGGCTGGCAGCCCCGCATGTGGGCGCTCTTCGAGGATCCCTACTCCTCCCGGGCGGCTAGG GAGAGGAGCTGCCCCCAGTGGAGCCAGTTCACCGGCAGTTTTCTACTTGGGAAGTTTTGACTTCCAGCAGAATCCATGCCCTTTGTGGTGGAAAGAACTAGCAGCTTCAGCCGTGAAAATCAGGACAAGCCactcctccctgggcctcagtttcttcatctgtaaaacagcaGAAATGGAGTTGAACTGG GTAGTGGCCTTTGCCTCTCTCTTCTTCATCCTGGTCTCCATCACCACTTTCTGCCTGGAGACACATGAGGCCTTTAATATCGACCGCAATGTGACAGAGATCCTCCGCGTGGGGAACATCACCAGCGTGCACTTCCGGCGGGAGGTAGAGACAGAGCCCATCCTGACCTACATCGAGGGTGTATGCGTGCTGTGGTTCACGTTGGAGTTCCTGGTGCGCATTGTGTGCTGCCCCGACACGCTGGACTTCGTCAAGAATCTGCTCAACATCATTGACTTTGTGGCCATCCTGCCCTTCTACCTGGAGGTAGGGCTGAGCGGCCTGTCGTCCAAGGCAGCCAGAGACGTGCTGGGCTTCCTGCGCGTGGTGCGCTTCGTGCGCATCCTGCGTATCTTCAAGCTCACACGCCACTTCGTGGGGCTGCGCGTGCTGGGCCACACGCTGAGGGCCAGCACCAATGAGTTCCTGCTGCTTATCATCTTCCTGGCCCTGGGCGTGCTCATCTTTGCCACCATGATCTACTATGCTGAGCGCATCGGGGCCAGGCCCTCCGACCCTCGGGGTAATGACCACACCGACTTCAAGAACATCCCCATTGGCTTCTGGTGGGCTGTGGTCACCATGACGACACTGGGCTATGGAGACATGTACCCCAAGACGTGGTCAGGCATGCTGGTAGGGGCACTGTGTGCGCTGGCTGGCGTGCTTACCATCGCCATGCCGGTGCCTGTCATCGTCAACAACTTTGGCATGTACTACTCCCTGGCCATGGCCAAGCAGAAGCTGCCCAAGAAGCGGAAGAAGCACGTGCCACGGCCGGCCCAGCTGGAGTCGCCCATGTACTGCAAGTCTGAGGAGACCTCCCCCCGGGACAGCACCTACAGTGATACCAGCCCCCCTGCCCGGGAAGAGGGTATGATCGAGAGGAAACGGGCAG ACTCTAAGCAGAATGGTGATGCCAATGCAGTGCTGTCCGATGAGGAGGGAGCTGGCCTCACCCAACCCCTggcctcctcccccacccctgaGGAGCGCCGGGCCCTGCGACGCTCCACCACTCGAGACAGAAACAAGAAGGCAGCTGCCTGCTTCCTGCTCAGCGCTGGGGACTATGCCTGCGCCGATGGTAGTGTCCGGAAAG GCTGTGGAAAGTCCCGGAGTCTAAACAACATAGCTGGAGCGGCTGGAACCAGCCTGGGGCTGTCTCCACTGGCATCACGATACAGCTCGCCCTACCCTCTGAGAAAGTTCCTGCTCACCCCCTTCCACCCCCTCACCGGCCCACCCCCTGGTCACTCTGCCCCTTAG
- the LOC105479247 gene encoding voltage-gated potassium channel KCNC4 isoform X3 — MISSVCVSSYRGRKSGNKPPSKTCLKEEMAKGEASEKIIINVGGTRHETYRSTLRTLPGTRLAWLADPDGGGRPETDGGGAGGSGGGGCEFFFDRHPGVFAYVLNYYRTGKLHCPADVCGPLFEEELTFWGIDETDVEPCCWMTYRQHRDAEEALDIFESPDGGGSGAGPSDEAGDDERELALQRLGPHEGGAGHGAGSGGCRGWQPRMWALFEDPYSSRAARVVAFASLFFILVSITTFCLETHEAFNIDRNVTEILRVGNITSVHFRREVETEPILTYIEGVCVLWFTLEFLVRIVCCPDTLDFVKNLLNIIDFVAILPFYLEVGLSGLSSKAARDVLGFLRVVRFVRILRIFKLTRHFVGLRVLGHTLRASTNEFLLLIIFLALGVLIFATMIYYAERIGARPSDPRGNDHTDFKNIPIGFWWAVVTMTTLGYGDMYPKTWSGMLVGALCALAGVLTIAMPVPVIVNNFGMYYSLAMAKQKLPKKRKKHVPRPAQLESPMYCKSEETSPRDSTYSDTSPPAREEGMIERKRADSKQNGDANAVLSDEEGAGLTQPLASSPTPEERRALRRSTTRDRNKKAAACFLLSAGDYACADGSVRKETCQDALSSNYAQAEVLTLS, encoded by the exons ATGATCAGCTCGGTGTGTGTCTCCTCCTACCGCGGGCGCAAGTCGGGGAACAAGCCTCCGTCCAAAACATGTCTGAAGGAGGAGATGGCCAAGGGCGAGGCGTCGGAGAAGATCATCATCAACGTGGGCGGCACGCGACATGAGACCTACCGCAGCACCCTGCGCACCCTACCGGGAACCCGCCTCGCCTGGCTGGCCGACCCCGACGGCGGGGGCCGGCCCGAGACCGATGGCGGCGGTGcgggcggcagcggcggcggggGCTGCGAGTTCTTCTTCGACAGGCACCCGGGCGTCTTCGCCTACGTGCTCAACTACTACCGCACCGGCAAGCTGCACTGCCCCGCCGACGTGTGCGGGCCGCTCTTCGAAGAGGAGCTCACCTTCTGGGGCATCGACGAGACCGACGTGGAACCCTGCTGCTGGATGACCTACCGGCAGCACCGCGACGCCGAGGAGGCGCTCGACATCTTCGAGAGTCCGGACGGAGGCGGCAGCGGCGCGGGGCCCAGCGACGAGGCCGGCGACGATGAACGGGAGCTGGCCCTGCAGCGATTGGGCCCCCACGAGGGAGGCGCGGGCCACGGCGCCGGGTCTGGGGGCTGCCGCGGCTGGCAGCCCCGCATGTGGGCGCTCTTCGAGGATCCCTACTCCTCCCGGGCGGCTAGG GTAGTGGCCTTTGCCTCTCTCTTCTTCATCCTGGTCTCCATCACCACTTTCTGCCTGGAGACACATGAGGCCTTTAATATCGACCGCAATGTGACAGAGATCCTCCGCGTGGGGAACATCACCAGCGTGCACTTCCGGCGGGAGGTAGAGACAGAGCCCATCCTGACCTACATCGAGGGTGTATGCGTGCTGTGGTTCACGTTGGAGTTCCTGGTGCGCATTGTGTGCTGCCCCGACACGCTGGACTTCGTCAAGAATCTGCTCAACATCATTGACTTTGTGGCCATCCTGCCCTTCTACCTGGAGGTAGGGCTGAGCGGCCTGTCGTCCAAGGCAGCCAGAGACGTGCTGGGCTTCCTGCGCGTGGTGCGCTTCGTGCGCATCCTGCGTATCTTCAAGCTCACACGCCACTTCGTGGGGCTGCGCGTGCTGGGCCACACGCTGAGGGCCAGCACCAATGAGTTCCTGCTGCTTATCATCTTCCTGGCCCTGGGCGTGCTCATCTTTGCCACCATGATCTACTATGCTGAGCGCATCGGGGCCAGGCCCTCCGACCCTCGGGGTAATGACCACACCGACTTCAAGAACATCCCCATTGGCTTCTGGTGGGCTGTGGTCACCATGACGACACTGGGCTATGGAGACATGTACCCCAAGACGTGGTCAGGCATGCTGGTAGGGGCACTGTGTGCGCTGGCTGGCGTGCTTACCATCGCCATGCCGGTGCCTGTCATCGTCAACAACTTTGGCATGTACTACTCCCTGGCCATGGCCAAGCAGAAGCTGCCCAAGAAGCGGAAGAAGCACGTGCCACGGCCGGCCCAGCTGGAGTCGCCCATGTACTGCAAGTCTGAGGAGACCTCCCCCCGGGACAGCACCTACAGTGATACCAGCCCCCCTGCCCGGGAAGAGGGTATGATCGAGAGGAAACGGGCAG ACTCTAAGCAGAATGGTGATGCCAATGCAGTGCTGTCCGATGAGGAGGGAGCTGGCCTCACCCAACCCCTggcctcctcccccacccctgaGGAGCGCCGGGCCCTGCGACGCTCCACCACTCGAGACAGAAACAAGAAGGCAGCTGCCTGCTTCCTGCTCAGCGCTGGGGACTATGCCTGCGCCGATGGTAGTGTCCGGAAAG AGACCTGCCAAGACGCCCTCTCATCCAACTATGCCCAGGCTGAAGTCCTCACCCTCTCTTAA